A window of Deltaproteobacteria bacterium contains these coding sequences:
- a CDS encoding TIGR00159 family protein, translating into MTDLLTQLRWQDAVDVALIAIVVYWISLLIRGTRAVQMLIGLVILFGTYLLSQVLELYTLNWILDNFLTSILLVIVVLFQNDIRRALTEVGRNPFFGFKEQSMYGPMLEELTRATSRLADRRIGALIVLEREVGLNDYMEAGTTIDARLSKELVESIFVPAAPMHDGALVIRRGRVAAAGCILPLTTNPNVAKTLGTRHRAAIGITEETDAVVVVVSEEGGTASLVREGRITRDLDTGALRTALQQLFTHEMGHQTTQ; encoded by the coding sequence ATGACTGACCTATTGACTCAGCTTCGTTGGCAAGATGCGGTTGATGTGGCGCTCATTGCCATTGTGGTGTACTGGATCAGCCTGCTGATCCGCGGTACGCGCGCTGTGCAAATGCTGATAGGGCTCGTGATCTTGTTCGGAACCTACTTGCTCTCGCAAGTGCTCGAACTGTATACGCTGAATTGGATTCTCGACAATTTTCTGACCTCTATTCTCCTGGTCATTGTTGTCCTGTTTCAAAACGACATCCGACGGGCGCTGACTGAGGTTGGGCGCAATCCGTTTTTTGGTTTCAAGGAGCAGAGCATGTACGGCCCGATGCTTGAGGAGTTAACCCGCGCTACCTCACGACTTGCTGATCGTCGCATCGGTGCACTCATCGTCCTGGAGCGAGAAGTGGGCTTGAATGATTACATGGAAGCCGGAACGACGATTGATGCGAGACTGAGCAAGGAGTTAGTCGAGAGTATTTTTGTACCTGCTGCACCGATGCATGATGGGGCGCTCGTTATTCGCCGCGGGCGAGTTGCGGCCGCAGGGTGTATTCTGCCACTGACGACGAATCCCAACGTAGCGAAAACCCTCGGGACGCGTCACCGTGCCGCGATTGGTATTACTGAGGAAACCGATGCTGTGGTGGTTGTGGTATCAGAAGAAGGGGGAACGGCCTCACTTGTCCGTGAAGGTCGTATTACTCGAGACCTTGATACTGGTGCATTGAGAACGGCCCTACAACAACTATTTACTCATGAAATGGGACATCAAACGACGCAGTAA
- a CDS encoding ATP-dependent metallopeptidase FtsH/Yme1/Tma family protein — protein sequence MNKVSHNLALWLLLGLVFLVLFNVFNRQQLREPERPFSDFYASVEKGEVARVLIQGKTIHWELKNDDRFKTFAPEDPELIKTLREKGVRIEARPEDGEPWYITLLVQWFPMLLLIGVWVFFMRQMQMGGGKAMSFGKSRAKLLTENQHRITFNDVAGVEEAKQELEEIIAFLKDPKKFTRLGGRIPKGVLLVGAPGTGKTLLARAIAGEAGVPFFSISGSDFVEMFVGVGASRVRDLFVQGKKQAPCIIFIDEIDAVGRHRGAGLGGGHDEREQTLNQLLVEMDGFETNEGVILIAATNRPDVLDPALLRPGRFDRRVVVPRPDVRGREEILRVHSRRVPLADGVDITQLARSTPGFSGADLENLVNEAALLAARKNKDKVDMQDFELSKDKVLMGAERRSMILSTEERRSTAYHEAGHALVAKLIPDTDPVHKVTIIPRGMALGVTQQVPMDDRHTWSREYIYDRIAIMFGGRVAEELSSGQVTTGAGDDIEKATDLARRMVCEWGMSENLGPMTFGKKEEQIFLGRDFTQTKDYSEQTAIEIDSEVRRILKDAYERAKRLLRTNLDILHKMAAVLLEKEVLDGNEIDEILRTFGSSNGVAGEAQPAAS from the coding sequence GTGAATAAAGTTTCACACAATCTTGCTTTATGGCTCTTGTTGGGACTCGTGTTCCTGGTGCTGTTTAATGTTTTCAATCGTCAGCAACTGCGCGAGCCAGAGCGTCCATTCAGTGACTTCTATGCCTCGGTCGAAAAAGGCGAGGTTGCGAGAGTCCTCATTCAGGGAAAAACGATCCACTGGGAATTGAAAAACGATGACCGGTTTAAGACGTTTGCTCCCGAAGACCCCGAACTTATTAAGACATTGCGGGAGAAAGGGGTCCGTATCGAAGCCCGACCGGAAGACGGTGAACCGTGGTATATTACGCTACTTGTACAATGGTTCCCGATGCTCCTCCTCATTGGTGTCTGGGTGTTCTTCATGCGCCAGATGCAAATGGGGGGTGGAAAAGCGATGTCATTCGGTAAGAGCCGGGCGAAGTTGTTAACCGAAAACCAACATCGCATTACGTTTAACGATGTTGCTGGGGTTGAAGAAGCCAAGCAAGAGCTTGAAGAGATTATTGCCTTTCTGAAGGACCCTAAAAAATTCACCCGACTTGGTGGTCGTATTCCTAAAGGCGTGTTGTTAGTTGGTGCTCCAGGGACCGGGAAGACACTCCTTGCCCGTGCGATTGCTGGCGAAGCTGGTGTGCCCTTCTTCTCCATCAGCGGCTCTGACTTTGTTGAAATGTTTGTTGGTGTTGGTGCCTCTCGGGTGCGCGACTTGTTCGTGCAAGGCAAGAAACAGGCACCATGCATTATTTTCATTGATGAGATAGACGCCGTTGGTCGGCATCGTGGTGCTGGGCTCGGGGGAGGCCATGATGAACGTGAGCAGACACTGAACCAACTGTTGGTCGAGATGGATGGCTTCGAGACCAATGAAGGTGTGATCCTCATTGCTGCCACGAACAGGCCTGATGTTCTGGATCCGGCATTATTGAGACCTGGCCGCTTTGATCGTCGCGTCGTCGTTCCACGCCCTGATGTCCGTGGACGTGAAGAAATTCTGCGCGTGCATAGTCGCCGGGTGCCTCTTGCTGATGGAGTCGACATCACTCAGCTTGCACGCAGTACGCCTGGGTTTTCTGGTGCTGACCTGGAGAATTTGGTGAACGAAGCTGCGTTGTTAGCTGCACGGAAGAATAAAGATAAAGTTGACATGCAGGACTTTGAGCTGTCAAAAGATAAAGTCCTCATGGGGGCTGAGCGCCGGAGTATGATCCTGAGTACGGAAGAGCGCCGCAGCACCGCCTATCACGAAGCCGGTCATGCCCTGGTAGCTAAACTTATCCCTGATACTGATCCCGTGCATAAAGTAACCATTATTCCGCGTGGCATGGCATTGGGAGTGACCCAACAAGTACCAATGGACGATCGCCATACGTGGTCGCGAGAATACATCTATGATCGAATCGCGATTATGTTTGGTGGTCGGGTTGCCGAAGAGTTGTCTTCAGGGCAGGTCACAACTGGTGCTGGCGATGATATCGAGAAAGCGACGGACCTTGCTCGACGCATGGTGTGCGAGTGGGGAATGAGTGAAAATCTCGGGCCTATGACCTTTGGTAAGAAAGAGGAACAAATCTTTCTTGGTCGGGATTTTACCCAAACCAAGGATTATTCCGAGCAAACCGCTATTGAGATTGATAGTGAAGTTCGTCGCATTCTTAAGGACGCTTACGAACGTGCCAAGCGTTTATTGCGTACGAATCTCGATATTCTGCATAAAATGGCTGCTGTACTGCTCGAGAAAGAAGTGCTTGACGGTAATGAGATTGACGAGATTCTTCGCACCTTCGGATCAAGCAACGGAGTCGCAGGAGAGGCGCAACCTGCGGCCTCGTAA
- a CDS encoding NAD(P)H-hydrate dehydratase has protein sequence MRELDRLTIEHGTPGHVLMERAGAGATAALLRAFPHLRKKSALVVAGKGNNGGDGFVMARLLKKAGLSCEVVLTAKKSEVKGDALRNLHAFARMRGRISEVTTTDQLDIVRKKLNRCGLVVDALLGTGLSAPVQGLMAELIAMLNASNIPVIAVDTPSGLDTDHGVPLGASIHAALTVTFGYPKLGLVQPSALPYVGRLETVDIGIAPAALAAVSPQTMLLSHESVGALIRPRTVDSHKGDFGHLLVLAGSRGKSGAALLSGGAALRVGTGLVTLAGPASLNSIFSTALIETMTIPMPEREDGSFALDAHALADAVRGKSAIAFGPGIGVSNDTIGVSQWLLSNSTVPLLIDADGLNCLATDLSGLRQAKVPVILTPHPGEMARLVKVNNAEVQSQRLDLARNFAREYGCYLILKGSRTVIATPDGKAWVNPTGNPGMASGGMGDVLTGIIGGLLAQGYPPALACQLGVFLHGYVGDRAAEEKGEVGIIARDLIDRLPDGIRALRLGGQTVTVTGHDV, from the coding sequence ATGCGCGAGTTAGATCGGTTGACGATTGAACATGGAACCCCAGGCCATGTGCTCATGGAACGTGCAGGTGCTGGCGCGACTGCCGCGTTACTCAGAGCTTTTCCTCATTTACGCAAGAAGTCGGCTCTTGTGGTTGCTGGTAAAGGCAACAATGGTGGTGATGGATTTGTCATGGCACGACTGCTGAAAAAGGCAGGCCTGTCGTGCGAGGTCGTTCTTACTGCCAAAAAGAGTGAAGTGAAAGGCGATGCGCTACGCAACTTGCACGCCTTTGCGCGTATGCGTGGCCGTATCAGTGAAGTGACTACGACTGACCAACTCGACATCGTACGGAAGAAGTTGAACCGTTGTGGTCTCGTTGTCGACGCGTTACTTGGTACTGGCCTGAGTGCGCCGGTGCAAGGGCTGATGGCCGAGTTAATCGCTATGCTCAACGCAAGCAATATCCCTGTTATCGCTGTTGATACCCCGTCTGGACTCGATACTGATCATGGAGTGCCACTGGGAGCATCCATCCATGCTGCACTGACAGTGACCTTCGGCTATCCAAAACTTGGCCTGGTGCAGCCGTCGGCACTGCCGTATGTCGGACGGTTAGAAACGGTCGATATCGGCATTGCGCCCGCAGCGCTGGCGGCTGTCAGCCCGCAAACCATGCTGCTCTCGCATGAGTCGGTTGGGGCACTCATACGACCACGTACGGTGGATTCCCACAAAGGCGATTTTGGCCATCTGCTCGTACTTGCGGGTTCACGCGGAAAGAGTGGGGCTGCGCTTCTCAGTGGTGGTGCTGCCTTACGCGTAGGAACTGGATTAGTCACCCTTGCTGGGCCAGCTTCGCTGAACAGCATTTTTTCGACAGCTTTGATTGAAACGATGACCATCCCGATGCCTGAGCGAGAAGATGGTAGCTTTGCACTGGATGCCCATGCCCTGGCTGATGCGGTCCGAGGGAAAAGCGCTATCGCCTTTGGACCTGGCATTGGAGTGTCCAATGACACGATTGGCGTGTCTCAATGGCTCTTATCGAACAGTACGGTTCCTTTACTCATCGATGCCGATGGGCTCAATTGTCTGGCGACAGACCTGTCGGGGCTTCGTCAAGCGAAGGTCCCAGTCATTCTCACTCCGCATCCTGGAGAGATGGCACGTTTGGTGAAAGTCAACAACGCTGAGGTGCAGTCGCAGCGATTAGACCTGGCCCGAAACTTCGCCCGTGAGTATGGTTGTTACTTGATTCTCAAAGGATCACGAACAGTGATTGCTACCCCTGATGGAAAAGCCTGGGTGAACCCTACCGGTAACCCTGGCATGGCAAGTGGGGGTATGGGCGATGTATTGACAGGAATCATTGGCGGCTTATTGGCACAAGGGTATCCTCCAGCGCTGGCCTGTCAGCTTGGTGTCTTCCTGCATGGCTATGTGGGGGATCGTGCGGCCGAGGAGAAAGGGGAGGTGGGAATCATCGCGCGCGATCTGATCGATCGCTTACCGGATGGGATACGTGCCTTACGTCTCGGTGGCCAAACAGTTACAGTGACAGGGCATGACGTATGA
- the tsaE gene encoding tRNA (adenosine(37)-N6)-threonylcarbamoyltransferase complex ATPase subunit type 1 TsaE produces MTYEIIVNSAEETKAFAARFAQLLTPGAIIGLDGDLGAGKTCFVKGLASGLGLDEHDTYSPTFTLIAEHYTGRLPLYHIDLYRLEGGDSEGLGLEEYLFGNGVTTIEWFQYLSVGIVTEYVLVALRITGEETRGLTVTAVGKRYEQMLQQLLTEQAVAGKV; encoded by the coding sequence ATGACGTATGAAATAATAGTGAACTCTGCCGAGGAAACAAAAGCTTTTGCTGCTCGCTTCGCGCAGTTGTTAACACCTGGTGCCATAATTGGGCTGGATGGTGATCTTGGTGCCGGGAAAACGTGTTTCGTCAAAGGGCTGGCAAGCGGGCTCGGCCTTGACGAACATGACACATACAGCCCGACCTTTACTCTGATCGCGGAACATTATACGGGAAGACTCCCGCTGTATCACATCGACCTCTATCGTTTAGAAGGCGGGGACAGCGAAGGGCTTGGCCTTGAAGAGTACCTCTTCGGCAATGGTGTGACGACCATCGAATGGTTCCAGTATCTTTCCGTCGGTATCGTCACGGAATACGTATTAGTGGCCCTGCGCATCACCGGAGAAGAAACACGAGGATTGACGGTGACGGCTGTTGGGAAACGGTACGAACAAATGCTGCAACAGCTACTGACAGAGCAGGCTGTGGCAGGTAAGGTATAA
- a CDS encoding aspartate kinase, whose protein sequence is MLVVQKYGGTSVGSVERIKGVAKRVAATRDAGHHVAVVVSAMSGETNRLLALAKEVSAQPNERESDVLVSTGEQVTVALLAMALKDMGYPAFSLLGHQVHIETDSAHGRARIKTIKTDRLMSGLEQGNIVVIAGFQGVDENDNITTLGRGGSDTTAVAIAAAAKADVCEIYTDVDGVYSADPRICPQARKLHRISYDEMLELASLGAKVLQIRSVEFAKRYQVPVHVRSSFSPDEGTWLVQEEPSMEEVTVSGVTSDLDQAKITLLHVPDRPGLAAKVFGTIAAENIVVDMIIQNASADGSTDMTFTVPKGDAPKALSQMKALMAEVGAQGVNFDPDVAKVSIVGLGMRSHAGVAAQMFQLLAREGINIQMISTSEIKISVVVAAKYTELAVRVLHDAFIPGAK, encoded by the coding sequence ATGTTGGTAGTGCAAAAATACGGTGGGACATCAGTTGGTTCAGTTGAACGGATCAAGGGCGTTGCCAAACGCGTCGCGGCCACTCGTGATGCCGGTCATCACGTTGCTGTGGTGGTTTCCGCGATGAGTGGGGAAACCAATCGTTTGCTGGCGTTAGCAAAGGAAGTGTCGGCGCAACCCAATGAGCGTGAAAGCGATGTCCTTGTCTCGACAGGCGAGCAGGTCACTGTTGCTTTGCTCGCGATGGCACTCAAAGATATGGGCTACCCGGCGTTCTCTTTGCTGGGACATCAAGTCCACATCGAGACTGACAGTGCGCATGGTCGAGCTCGTATTAAAACGATCAAGACCGACCGGCTCATGTCTGGCCTTGAACAAGGAAACATCGTTGTTATTGCCGGTTTCCAAGGGGTGGATGAGAACGATAATATTACCACCCTTGGTCGCGGTGGGTCGGATACGACCGCGGTGGCTATCGCCGCGGCGGCTAAAGCTGATGTGTGTGAGATTTATACCGATGTTGATGGTGTCTACAGTGCTGACCCACGCATCTGCCCACAGGCGCGTAAACTGCACCGCATTTCCTACGATGAGATGCTCGAACTTGCCAGTCTTGGCGCAAAAGTTTTGCAGATTCGTTCCGTTGAGTTCGCCAAACGCTATCAAGTGCCAGTGCATGTGCGATCGAGTTTTTCGCCTGATGAAGGTACGTGGCTAGTCCAAGAGGAGCCCAGCATGGAAGAAGTAACAGTTTCGGGAGTCACTTCCGATCTTGATCAAGCAAAAATTACGCTGCTGCATGTCCCTGATCGTCCAGGGTTAGCCGCTAAGGTTTTTGGTACGATTGCGGCTGAGAATATCGTTGTGGATATGATCATTCAAAATGCGAGTGCCGATGGCTCAACCGACATGACCTTTACGGTACCAAAAGGCGACGCGCCAAAAGCACTCTCACAGATGAAGGCCCTGATGGCAGAGGTCGGTGCACAGGGAGTGAATTTCGATCCTGATGTGGCGAAAGTGTCGATCGTCGGGCTGGGGATGCGGAGTCATGCTGGTGTTGCTGCCCAGATGTTTCAACTCCTGGCCCGTGAAGGCATCAATATCCAGATGATTTCGACCTCAGAAATTAAGATTTCGGTTGTGGTCGCAGCGAAGTACACGGAACTTGCAGTTCGTGTCTTGCACGATGCCTTTATTCCCGGAGCGAAGTGA
- a CDS encoding phosphoglucosamine mutase — MTSAKGTEKNGKATRPRLFGTDGIRGVANVEPMTVETALRVGRALAHTFRAHPGRHKILIGKDTRLSGYMLETALASGICSMGVDALLVGPIPTPGIAFLTRSLRADAGVVISASHNPFQDNGIKVFSRDGFKLPDEVEDEIESLVVDQKIDHLRPTATAIGKAHRVDDALGRYNVFVKSAFPRQLTLEGVKVVIDCGNGAAYKLAPEVLAELGAHVTALGVEPNGENINQDCGALHPQHVQRLVRETGAQIGVALDGDADRAILVDETGEVVDGDAIMGIIASEMLRNGTLQRDTVVGTVMSNLGLEVALKKMSAHLVRTAVGDRYVVEEMLRGGYNLGGEQSGHIVLLDANTTGDGMVTLLTLLAVVLQRQRPLSELKKVVQRYPQQLINVKVRERRDLTTVEPVAKTMARIQGTLGERGRLLVRYSGTEPLVRVMVEGEDETVVQTCAEEVAETVRVHLGA, encoded by the coding sequence ATGACAAGTGCAAAGGGAACAGAAAAAAATGGTAAAGCTACACGTCCACGACTTTTCGGCACTGATGGTATCCGCGGTGTTGCCAATGTTGAACCGATGACTGTAGAAACAGCATTGCGCGTTGGTCGTGCATTAGCTCATACCTTTCGGGCCCATCCAGGGCGACATAAGATCCTCATCGGCAAAGATACCCGTCTCTCTGGCTATATGCTGGAGACCGCATTAGCGTCGGGAATTTGCTCTATGGGGGTTGATGCCTTGCTGGTGGGGCCCATCCCCACTCCTGGTATCGCTTTTTTGACGCGCAGTTTGCGAGCAGATGCGGGTGTGGTGATTTCTGCCTCCCACAATCCTTTCCAAGATAATGGCATCAAAGTTTTCTCACGCGATGGATTCAAACTCCCTGATGAAGTTGAGGATGAGATCGAATCTCTTGTCGTTGATCAGAAGATCGATCATCTGCGACCGACGGCTACGGCGATTGGCAAAGCCCACCGCGTGGATGATGCGCTTGGTCGCTATAATGTTTTTGTGAAATCGGCTTTTCCTCGGCAACTGACACTCGAAGGGGTGAAAGTCGTTATCGACTGCGGGAATGGTGCAGCGTACAAACTGGCTCCAGAAGTATTGGCGGAATTAGGCGCGCACGTGACTGCCCTTGGGGTCGAACCGAATGGAGAGAACATCAATCAAGACTGTGGCGCATTACATCCGCAACACGTGCAGCGACTGGTTCGCGAGACCGGTGCCCAAATTGGCGTTGCCCTTGATGGTGATGCAGACCGGGCCATTCTTGTCGACGAGACTGGAGAGGTCGTTGATGGTGATGCCATCATGGGGATTATCGCGTCAGAGATGCTGCGGAACGGAACGCTGCAGCGCGATACGGTCGTCGGTACGGTGATGAGTAATCTCGGCCTCGAAGTGGCGCTGAAAAAAATGAGTGCCCATTTGGTACGGACAGCGGTTGGTGATCGTTATGTCGTCGAAGAAATGTTGCGAGGCGGGTATAACCTTGGCGGCGAGCAGTCGGGACATATTGTGTTACTGGACGCCAATACAACTGGTGATGGTATGGTGACGTTGCTCACTCTTTTGGCAGTCGTGCTCCAACGTCAACGACCACTGTCAGAACTCAAGAAAGTCGTCCAACGGTATCCGCAGCAGCTTATCAATGTCAAAGTCCGCGAACGACGTGATCTGACGACGGTTGAGCCTGTCGCCAAAACAATGGCACGTATCCAGGGAACACTTGGAGAACGTGGGCGTCTCCTGGTGCGCTACTCCGGAACCGAGCCGCTCGTGCGAGTGATGGTTGAAGGTGAAGATGAGACGGTCGTACAGACCTGCGCTGAGGAAGTTGCGGAGACGGTTCGCGTGCATCTTGGTGCATAA
- the tilS gene encoding tRNA lysidine(34) synthetase TilS, translated as MVTSRLRQKIGAALDQLLPETRNITLGVAVSGGPDSVALLAALVSLLPVRSFTLHVLHVNHRLRSEADDEQQFVESLCQRWQIPCIVEQLAPPSKRTGIEAWAREARYQFFRRMRDELALNAVALAHTRDDQAETVLFRCLRGSARRGLAGIPPFRDGWIIRPMLECSRHDVIQFLAAQQLPYVTDSSNTDLRHTRNKIRHRLLPLLEQEFSPRVREHLANMATVFRAEEEWLEQMTTASRARVQESQSVLSLTRLAQEPEGLQVRILRQWIESDPAIHDVSFSHLAGVHALALGRQRTSIDLPGGMSVRREAQQLVLEKKPALAHQKLPMRSYRYPLQPGQEVDVPDGGWRVSMSLPFAWNEGTSNARSRDVWQALFDIDACPEQVLVRNYQPGDRIAPLGLGGQKKIHDVFIDTKVPPLLRRSLPLIQVGDLLAWVPGCVRGEVAKISVTTRRVCRVTVIPLPEK; from the coding sequence CTCCTCGCCGCACTGGTTTCTCTGCTGCCTGTACGCAGCTTCACCTTGCATGTGTTACATGTAAATCACCGACTGCGGTCTGAGGCTGATGACGAACAGCAATTCGTTGAATCTCTCTGCCAACGCTGGCAGATTCCCTGTATCGTCGAACAGCTGGCTCCACCGAGCAAACGCACTGGGATTGAGGCCTGGGCTCGTGAGGCGCGATATCAGTTTTTTCGTCGGATGCGAGACGAGTTGGCACTGAATGCCGTTGCGCTGGCGCATACGCGTGACGATCAGGCCGAGACCGTGTTGTTTCGTTGTTTGCGTGGCAGTGCACGACGAGGATTAGCTGGCATCCCCCCGTTCCGTGACGGTTGGATTATTCGCCCCATGCTTGAGTGTTCACGCCACGACGTCATACAGTTCCTCGCAGCTCAGCAACTGCCCTATGTGACAGATAGCAGCAATACCGATCTCCGTCATACCCGTAATAAGATTCGTCACCGTTTGTTACCATTACTCGAACAAGAGTTTTCTCCGCGGGTGCGTGAGCACCTGGCGAATATGGCGACGGTCTTTCGCGCGGAAGAAGAGTGGCTTGAACAGATGACAACCGCTTCCCGTGCGCGTGTACAAGAGTCCCAATCGGTCCTGTCGCTTACCAGACTTGCCCAGGAACCCGAAGGCTTACAAGTGCGCATTTTACGTCAATGGATTGAGAGCGATCCCGCGATTCATGACGTCAGTTTTTCCCATCTTGCTGGTGTACATGCACTAGCATTAGGGCGGCAACGAACATCCATCGATCTCCCCGGTGGGATGTCCGTGCGGCGCGAGGCGCAACAGCTTGTCCTGGAAAAGAAACCTGCCCTCGCTCACCAGAAATTACCCATGCGTTCCTATCGTTACCCCTTACAGCCCGGGCAGGAGGTCGACGTACCTGACGGGGGATGGCGGGTGAGCATGTCGCTTCCTTTTGCATGGAACGAAGGGACGAGTAATGCCCGCTCCAGGGATGTGTGGCAAGCCTTGTTTGATATAGATGCGTGTCCTGAACAAGTACTCGTCCGTAATTACCAGCCGGGCGATCGGATCGCGCCATTAGGCCTTGGTGGACAAAAAAAGATCCACGATGTGTTCATCGATACTAAAGTTCCTCCTCTGCTCCGACGATCTTTGCCTTTGATTCAGGTGGGCGATCTTCTTGCTTGGGTTCCTGGGTGCGTGCGTGGCGAGGTGGCGAAGATTTCTGTAACGACGCGACGGGTGTGTCGAGTGACGGTTATCCCATTGCCGGAGAAATAA